The sequence below is a genomic window from Natronocella acetinitrilica.
CGCCGGCTTGAAACGCACGCCCATACTCATCGGCCATTCCATGGGTGGCTTCGTGGTTCAGAAGTATCTGGAAAAGCATCCTGCCCTGGCGGCAGTGCTGATGGCCACCGTGCCGCCAACCGGCCTGGGTGCATCGGTTGTCAGAATGATGACTGGCGACCCGATGCTTTTCACCCAGATGTCATTGATGCATGCCCTGGGGCCTGATGCGGTGGATGCCCGTTCCGCCGGCAGAGCGGTATTCTCGGACAATCTCGATGAACATCTGCTGGCAGCCTATTCGCGGCGTATGCAGGCGGAATCGCAGCGTGCGCTCATGGAAATGACCTTCGGTAATACGCCGCAGCCCATGGGCATGCGTCAGCTGCCCATGTTGGTGGTTGGTGCCGAGGATGACGCGCTGTTCTCCACGGCGGATATGGAAGCCACGGCCACGGCGTTTGGCGCCGAATTACAGATGGTGCCCGACATGGCCCATGCCATGATGTTGGAACGGGATTGGGAGCGAGCCGCCGCACCGATCGCCGAATGGCTGGCGACCAGGGCCGATTCCGTCCACGGATGAGTCCGATCAGCTTTCCACCGGGGTTGTTGCGCTGACCCGACGCTTGAACCTGGGTAGGCGCGGTGCCTCGTCATTCTGGTAGTGAGCCGAAAAGGCATCGAATGCGGCCAGCGCCTCGGTTGCCTCCGAAGAATCCCCCGCAAACAGAAAACTGTCGATGCCGACACGCTCCATGTAGGAGAGCTGGTCGTGCTGCACGTCGCCCACTGCGCGCAACTCGCCCCGGTAGCCGTAGACTGATCGAAGCAGGCGTGCGTGGGAGTAGCAGCGACCGTCCGCCAGGGTGGGGAAACTCAGAGCGATCATCGCGACCCGCGAAGCCTGGGGCCCCAGCTCTTGAATGGGCACATCGCCATCCACGAGTATTCCCAGGGTATCTGGCTTGCGCTCCGCGAGTCCCGG
It includes:
- a CDS encoding alpha/beta hydrolase; translation: MFHGWFGYAPAGSQHPRLEVISRQPRRDRRSPPLLFVHGAYAGAWCWDEHFLDYFAALGYETHAVSLRGHGRSEGSESLHFHGVTDYVEDVANAVAGLKRTPILIGHSMGGFVVQKYLEKHPALAAVLMATVPPTGLGASVVRMMTGDPMLFTQMSLMHALGPDAVDARSAGRAVFSDNLDEHLLAAYSRRMQAESQRALMEMTFGNTPQPMGMRQLPMLVVGAEDDALFSTADMEATATAFGAELQMVPDMAHAMMLERDWERAAAPIAEWLATRADSVHG
- a CDS encoding DUF934 domain-containing protein; this translates as MPTLIKSRRLVDEGDAWRILEQDEPLPESDAIILPWDRWILEWPGLAERKPDTLGILVDGDVPIQELGPQASRVAMIALSFPTLADGRCYSHARLLRSVYGYRGELRAVGDVQHDQLSYMERVGIDSFLFAGDSSEATEALAAFDAFSAHYQNDEAPRLPRFKRRVSATTPVES